The genomic region TAAAGTATGcccaaaactttgtcgatattttgctaatgtcaaaaacaaaacaaaaaagaaaaacatttcgcACACGTGCAAAACTTTGTTCATGCGGtaactcattaaaaaaacattccttgCCATCATCCTCACCATTAATACGGTTGAAAAACCACCTcgatcaaaacattttagcaaaaaatgtgttgttgttttttaattgccccatttttgcaaatttattccCGAAATGCCGGTTAATGGAGACACAACTACTGGCTGCTGACACTTAATAGTATGGTTGGGGTGTCATTCTACTTAAATTATGAACAAAGTTTAGATAAAATTCAAAACACTGTTCATCCATGgtaattcttttatttaaattttaactaATCAATTTTGATTCTTATATTTCCTTTAGACGGACCTCTACTCTTGAGAAAAACTCTTTGGATCAGACAGCTGGGGGCTTCGTTAAGCCgccagtttaaaaaatatatataattagaGTAGACAGGACAGGTCGTATCATCTGCTGGTGTAGGTAGAGACGTGACTTATTGGGTAAACTGATAGACATTGACTTAATGAGGGAGAAAAGCCGTGTTTcaatacacacacaaagcaaTTAAAGAATGTGACAGGTGTTTGAATATTAAAGTGTAGAGTTTTTGCGGTTCACAGATGAGTTTTTGAGAGAAATGAACTCCAAATTCATATTTCACTGAACACCAGCACACATTCTATCAAGAACTGATTACTGTGAACGCATGCCAGCGTCCGCTTCTGATCTGCCAATCATCTTTCTCTCCTCATTAGAGCAGCAGAGTGACAGGGTGTCCGTATCCCTCTATGAATTCGCCGCCCATCTTAACTTCAGTTGCAAGCCTCGACCTCCTTTGTTTCAGCAGCAAGTGAAACATCAACCCAACCGTGCATCAGCGGACCTTCAACCctactaataaaaacattaagtcGGAACATTTGATCGATAGCCATCGACTCAGACCCACTGATTTGCCACCCGGCCTTGATCGATGAACCGGGTTAATCCCTGGTGATTAAAGCAGGGGTGGGGTGAGTGGAGCACCCGTCCACCAACGTCTCACTCCCACCTGCTCCAGGACATGAGCAGCTCTCCTTGGTGCTTCTCACTTTTTCAGCATCTATGCGTGGGTGCGTGTGCATACACCTACTCCGCCATTCCCCCCTGATCCCAGCTGTATTACACATTCACAAAAACACTTCATCTGTAAAACTACCCACTAAAAACCCCTcgactttttaaacatttcaacagCACTTCACGGTTTTTCTTTAGTCAGGCAGTTTGTTGCCAACCCACAACAAACATGCATCTCCAGATCTACTAGTTTATGACATGCAAACAGGCAGTAAAAGTGAAGCATGCTGTCGTATCACCAAGGCTTCGTTTGCATCAGCCTCACGAACATGgtacacacaccgacacacacacacacacccagactgAGAGGGGCTGAGCGAGGAGTATAAAAGGGGGCGTCCTTCCCACTCACCAGAGAAGTGCTCTGTTCTTGCACACTTCTTGAATACGGCAAGCCTGTTTTCTCAAGGTAAGGCTGATTTTATTTCGGTCCTGAAGTATTTTATGACattatgttgaatatttttattgttaattaatacatttacaGTGCCGGTGGTCTTCCCTTGtggtttgctgttgtttttaaaaatcgaaatgtcattttattgtgaCATAAGGCATATTCTTTTAGATTCAATCAAAACGAATATTGTTCTTCTCAAAGGATAAAATTCCTTGATTTTTTTGGAGGAAGTTTTCCCCATTCAGTCTTTATCTCTCTGTCTGACTATGTTAAAttgaatttatgaataaaactgaaattcttTACGGATTTAATTCATAGAGATCAGTCTTGGAGATTTTGCCTGATGACAAAATCGaccaagagtttttttttttaaaattattatttatttatactttttttttttttaggtcagttTGACCTGCTATTCAGGTTCCCCAGGTCCGTCTCACCTGCTGCGATAGAAGCTGTTATATTGTGGATGACTGTGTGAATATTCTAACTCTCAGACTAATCTCTTTGTCCTGTGGACGAGCGGCTGCCTGGCAGACGGTCCGAGCCGTCTCATCGTGGGAGAAGATTACACCTAAAAGAATCAAACAAGCCGCTCTCCTCTCTGTGTTTCAGATGACTGTCggactgtgtgtgtgcgctgtGCTGGCGGTCCTGTGTTCGAGCGGCTTCGGGCTGCCCTTCTCCCCAAAGCCCGCAGACGAGGACCAGCGCTACTTCTCAGTTCCCTCTGAAGGTACTCGAGCGCGTTCCGGCAAATCCAGGTTTTTAGATCAGAGTGCGTGAcctcatgtgtgtgtgtgtgtgtgtcggttcCGCAGCCGTCTTCGAGGCTGACGCCCCCACCCTGGGGGAGACCCACCTCCGACACAGCCGCTCGAGCCCCCAGCTGAAGCCTTTCTCTCAGACTGAGGAGGACGCAGATTCCCGCGCGAACCTCAGCGAACTGCTGGCAAGGCTCATCTCCTCCAGGAaaggtgtgtgttggtgtgtgtgtgtgtgtgtatgtgtgtgtgtgagagagagagagggggggttGATATTGGGGTTTGCTGTGTGTGgacaaacataaagaaacatCTTGTTGCACTTGCAACAATGTTGATTTTCACACACAAGTGTCGtcgtcccccccccccccccccccccccccagctaTTCGTCTCCCCTGGGTCATGGCTAATTACTGGAATTAGTGCAAAGGCAgctttgtaaaatgaattaGTGGCTATGGAAAGCTTTTGTGGTTTGAAAAAGGGTCTTCCAGGGTGAGCAGCCTTCCGGTTGATCCTCTCATACGATTTAAGTCCGAATCTGGCTTCTAATCacttgacttttcttttttttttctccatctttccTATTGTtgtcagtattttattttttttttttttatctccagcGCTCTGATCTCTTTGGTAGAAGGGATGCACACATCAGGATCTCAGATTTcctgactctctctctctttttctctgtgtgcaTCAGAGCTTCGTGTAGAACAATTTCACCAAAGTGAATTGTGGGAAATTTGATCGAAAAGATTCTCCTCGAAGCTTAAAATCAGCTTCAATgaggaattgttttttttttttttttttttggtctaagCAGAAATATTGATGGAACTCACTCgtttcaatttaataaaaacaatatctaaAAGTTTGAAGAGCTGCAGGGTTTAGGTtataatcatgtttttttctttcttttaaatctgtGTGAAAGGAGCGAGTGGCCAACTTATTGGTCAAAActaatgaatgaaaatataaaaagtgccTTTATTTTCCATGGTTATTTGAGTAGTGCCACTAAGCCAgtcttttacttttgttttatttgatttatttaatgatgTATCTTAATTAATGAATTAACTAAATAACctatgttgtcattttttttgtgtcccTCCTGTCATCAGCTGCTAGTCAAAACATTGTGAGAGAAAACCTTAAAGTAACTCATTCATTAATCAATGActtaattactaaaaataataatctaactcaaaaatgggggaaaaaaatgaaataaacattattttttacatgccagacattaagatgttttttttctttagctgcaATGAAGCAGCTAAAGTTTCTCCCTGACTCTTGCATAATACGCATAATCATTaacaaacccccccccaaaaaaaaattaatttggaaGCTGTTAAGTCAGACGCCGAAGCAGCCAAAAGGGTAACTGAAATTCAAATGTAACGCCTTATAGGGCTGAGCGCGCCTCTCCGTTCGCTGGGTGTCAGTGGGTGTGTGTTGCTCGCGTTCTCGCTGTTCACTTGCGTGTTTCGGTGTGGGAGGTGTCGTTGTCGAGCCTTCTGCGGCCGGTCTCCTCAGCTTATCAGGAAGCTGAGGAAGatatctgtgtgtgtatgtgtgtgtgtgcgtgtgagagagagaaagatgcgTGGGAGGATGTGGGTGGAGTGAAAAGTGCATCTCTGCGAGAGCGGGATTGATTACCGAACAGATAGCGGCTCTGCTTCCCCTTCACTTGGAATCGAATGAGTTGAAAACTGGGAATTCGGGAGATGGCAAGGCGTTGGGGTGTCAAAGGGCGCGAGAGCAGGTTGACGTAGGTATTCGGAGAAACAGGAGGCTCACATTTGTCCACATTCATGTGCGGTCATGTGGATGCACAGGATAATGAGGAGCTGTCAGGCTGTAATCCAGCCGCTGCTGCTGtggtttccttttcttttagcCAAATTGCACGTGTGAATGTGGTTTCTATTTGCGTCTGGGTTTTCACAGAGCAAATAAGTTTAAGATGCAGATCTAGAAAGGAGTGTAGAACAAATCCAAGCATCTTTAGATCCCAGAAGCTTGTTGGAAGGCGTAAACTCTTAAGTTGAGTTAAACATTTGTGATTTGTTTGCCGGTTCAGCTTTCTGCTAAATTCTGTTTGAAGGCAGCGAATTCGACTTTTCGATGTTTGTCATCCTGAAAGCCTCATCTCACCCAAACCAGTGAACGTATCTTTTGAATAATTCAGCTTGAGAGGGTAAACATCTCTAGTGTCTTGCTTCTTAGCTGTGTTCAGAGTCAGATCTGTCAGAGGTTCTCGGTGAAATAAAAGTCCTACTCCAAGAAGATCTCTCTGCATTCAGGAATACTTACTTGACTTGTGTTCTTCTCTTCCGCCCACAATCTCTCCCCTGCACCCATCTCTGCCTCCAGGTTCTGTGCGTAGAAACTCCATGGCCCAGAAAAAAGGTGGTCTGGACACCATGCATCGGATAGCGGACAGGGACTatattggatggatggattttggCCGGCGCAGTGCA from Xiphophorus couchianus chromosome 13, X_couchianus-1.0, whole genome shotgun sequence harbors:
- the LOC114155322 gene encoding cholecystokinin, translating into MTVGLCVCAVLAVLCSSGFGLPFSPKPADEDQRYFSVPSEAVFEADAPTLGETHLRHSRSSPQLKPFSQTEEDADSRANLSELLARLISSRKGSVRRNSMAQKKGGLDTMHRIADRDYIGWMDFGRRSAEEFEYAS